In the genome of Deinococcus gobiensis I-0, the window GATTCAGATGGCATCGGAGACGCAGCTCCAAAAACAAGTTTTTCCTATACCGCATTAAATAATGGACACTTGAGCAAAGTAAAGGATGAGTGGGGAAGGGTCACTACATATCAATGGAACGAACAACTTAACAAACTCGACTCTGTGAGTATGTTATTACAAGATGAATCGAATCCCAACTCTTGGAAAAGACGGATAGAATACGCGTACGAGCAAAGAAATGGACAATACTACGTTAATTATCTTGTTCACCGAACTTTTGACGGACAAAACAAACAGATTGGACGTTGGTTTTCTGTAAGTTACGTAGAGTCAAATGGACAAACAGTGGTCAGTAAAATAGGACGTCCAAGGGCTCAAGATCAGAATGATTCTTCTCAAGGTGCCTTTGTTTTTACTGACTATATATATGACACTCAAAACCGCATTGTTAAAGTCGTTACTCCAGGCGAAAAGGACATGGTATATACATATACTACCGATTCGGATTTTGGGGGTCAGAAAGTAAAGCTGGAACAGGGGGATAAGAGAACGGTTTTTAAATATAGCCCTGAGGGATGGTTGAGGAGAGTAGAGGAAAGAGACTACAATCCTTATGCCGAGATGACCTACGATAAAACTATAACTACTAACTATGCTTATGATTCTGCTGGAAGGATTATTGTATTGGGTATTCCTTCAGGTGGAGAGTATCATTATACTTATGACTCAAGAGGGAATCCATCAAGAGAAACTGTTTATCTTTCTAATCATGCGTGGACATCCGAAAAACCCTCAGATTATGTTAGAACGACTGAATACTTATATAATAAAGATAATCTTCTAGAAAATACTATTCAAGAGGCACGATCTGGAACTTCGCAGCATCCTTGGAATGCAGACTTCAAAGCCGACTATAGCTATGATGAGGTCACTAAGCCTCAAGCACGTGGCTATTTTGCTCATCAGAATGGCGATCAGTTGTTTCAAGTTTTAAAAGAGTGGCATGACAATCTTCACGTTGGCAAAATTTGGTTCAAGGCAGGACACTATTTTTACGATGAACATGGTCGACTAAGTAGTGAAAATCAACTTGCCCATGGAAGTGACACGTTAACAACTACATATCAATATCATGGAAGTGATGGAATGGCTCGTCAGATATTTCCTGATAATTCAGGAGATATAGATTGGAGTTCCGAAATAGGAGTAAGACAATACTCTGATCAAGTCTATATTTCCAACACCAGAAAATCTACAGATGAATTAAAAGATGGTCGTCAGACTTTGTATTTCTACGATTACTTCAACAATGTACAATGGCTATATCAGCAAAAGGCCTATACATCTAAATGGAATTTGAGAGAACCATCTCAGAGTGATAGAGAAGTTTTCAAGTCCTATGATGGCTTTGGTCAATTAAGCTGGGAATATGTATTATCACACAGCAATGAATCAGACTATAAGGGTGAAGGGAAAAAGTTCTGGAAATACTTTACTTCAGGGGAAGTCAAGTATAAGTTTGAAGGAAGTCATAAAAATCTAGAGACTTTCGAATATAATAATAATGGCCTATTGGCTAAGTCTATTAAGGGATCTGGAGATAAAGGTTCTATTACTCAGGCTCGTGTAACTAATACATATGAGTATGATACTTATGGTCGTGTAAGTACACAGAAGATGAATGATTACTCGACCAATTATTTTTATGATACATCAGATAATCAAGCAGAAATTGATCTGCCGGATGGCACGATTAAGAAGAGGAGTTTTCATCCAACAGGTAATCTCTATTACGAAAAAACAACTAGGGAAGGAGAGGAAACTCAACATGTATATCATGATCAGGACACTCTCGGACGTGAATTTAGAAAGCTTGTCAACGGCGGCTTAACTATTGATACTATTTTTGATCCTTTCGATAATCCCATTGCTATTTTGGATGATCGTCTTAAAAACATAAATCCTCAACTCAAGGACAGAGTTACATATCTAAAATATGATGAGATAGGTCGACTTCGTAAAAGACTCAGTCCTAGTCTTGTCTCTAGTGGCGACCCTTACAGTGATCTAAGACGTCCATATGTTGAGTATGAATACAATTGGAGGAATCTATTAACTTCAACTAAAACTCTTTTAGACGGCAAGGTAGATCCAAACAACATTAAGCTTCCCGAAAACTCTTCCTATAAATCAGAGAGTATAAACTATGACGTTTTTGATAATCCAATAGAATTAATCGATAGTGCTAAGTATAAAACAACAACCGTATTTGATAACTCTAATCAGCCTATATCTATTACAAAAGATGTATGGAATACGGAAGAAGAAGATTATAATACAGTGAAAAATGGATTTGATAAAATTACTTCACTCATGGCCTACAACGCCAGTGGTAAGGTTACTCAATTAATTGATAACGCAAACAATAGTTCATATACTGATTATAACGAAGCAGGTCTCCCTATATTGCAATCTGATGCACGCGGGATAGTTACCAAAGCTTTTACTTACACCCCAGATTATCTGGTTGAAGCTGTTTGGGAACCAGATAATGATCCTGACACCACTGCGAAATATGGTGGAGTTTCTTATCTTAATTTAAGATCTACCCATAAAGTCACTGAATTCAATTCATATAGCAATAATCCCAATCCAACAAGCAGATGGGTAGCTAACATGAATACGGAGGCAGGTCTAAATAGTGGCGCTCTAACTTCATATACATATGACTACGCTGGAAGGGTTCTTGATACAACCCTTCCGGAAGATGCTGATGGAAAATCTGCCGTAATTCAACAGAGATATAACTCATCTGGTAAAACTATTCTTACGAAAGATGCTAATGGCTTCATTACAAAATTCAAATATGATTTTGCAAATAATCTGACCGAAAAGCATGATGAAGCAAGACAATACAATCAAATAGACATATCTTCAGGACTTGCTTCAGGATTAAAATCTAAATACTACTATAACAACAATAATAATCTAATAAAAAAGATGAGCGTGGTCTGATTACAGAATATAAATATAACTCTCAAGGTAAAGTTATCGCTGAATCTCTCCCAATTTCCAACGATAATTTGTCAAAATCTTGGAAGTTTACTACATATCGATTAGATGATCTAATTAATGCACAAACTAATTATTCCTACTCTGGTAACTTACTGAACAATCCCAGTATAATGTCTATAGAAAACGATTCTATCACGGTAAATAGCGGCAATCTTACAATATTTGAATACAGCAAACGTGGTGATTTATTTTCAAAGTGGTCACTTACTTCAAACCGTATGGCAGAATCGAAAATGTGGCAATATACCAATGGACTCGGACAAAGATACAAACGTGTTCATGAAGGCAATATGCAGATTTATGCCGAACAGAAATCTAATGAGGTTATTCCACTTGGTCATGCCGAAAGCATAACTTACTGGATATATACTAAAAACGGAAATATTCAAGAGAAGTGGGATACTCCTAAAGCCCCTGGCTCAAGGTCACCAGTATCTTCTACAGATCAGCAAAATTACTTCAGATACATGTACACCGCAAGCGGAAAGGAAGAAACCCAGAAGCGTAAGATAGAGATTAAAGCCAAGGGACAGGTTGATAATAATGTTCTATCAACCAAATACAGTGGTTCCAATGGCGTGTATCTTGGTGGGAGTAATTCAATTACTCAAACAGAGTACAATGAAAGAGATCAAATAGCCAAATCTACGACCACAGATAAGGTAGTCACATTATCTAGTGAGTCTCCAATGAGACAGGATACAATAGGCGGACAGGTCGTACGTCATCAAAGATACTCTTACTATTTAGATGGTCGCTTGGATACTGGCTGGACAGGAAATGGCACGAATGATGAAGGTTATAAAACTGTTACTTATGATAAACGAGGTAGAGAAGTAAGTATCATTGATTCCAATGGAACCCTGAAGACACCCCAATCAGCTAAAATTACAACTAGCTACAAAGATGATGGTACACGTAATGAATCTGTCATTTTTAATGGTAGAACTGTTTCTAGATCTGAAAAAATAAGTGTAGGGGGATTACTACATAGACTATATATTTCAGACTCAACCCCAGGTGAAAATATAGAAGCGCAAGCAGCTGCAGCAAGAGCAGAAAATAAAATTTTTGGTACAGATACTGTATATAAATACGGTAAAAATAACATACAAGATGCAGTAGACAGTATCATTTATCCAGGTGAAGGAGAGGAGAAATATCGGGAGGTTAAGGCAAACTATAACCAATATGGGCTAGAGGTATATAGAACAAGTATAGAAAAAGTAAGGAGACAGGACGGCTTAAAGGAAGTATGCTATTATGATAGAGATTATAATTATTTTTGTGAAAACAAAGCTAACTATGTTACTGAAGACGTGGTTAAGACAGATGAGTCAAAAGAATATACTGACGATGGATATTTAAAGAAGGTTACGTCACCCGTTGGTACTACAAACTATATACTAGATTCTAGAGGTAATCGTCTATCGGCATCTAATGGCTATAGTAAAAAGTATAACGCTGACGATCAAATGGCTCAATATGTTCTGAAAGGTAATAGCTTTCTATCCGCCTTCGAGTATCGCGGAAAGGGGGCACGCTATAACGATTTCAGATATGACCCTTTTGGTCAGCAAGCTGTAAACAGCACTGCCGAAATTGACGAAATGGATGGTTTCGAAAATAATAAATGGCTTCAGGAACATGCTGTCTTCCGAGACTGGATCAACATTCATACGGTTCAAGGCATTACGCAACTAGCCATCCGTAGGGCAGGAAATTTTTTATGGGATTGTTGGCCACAATCTAATTATGTCCAATGCGGTATAGGAAGCGATACATACAGACAGAATTCATATCAATATAAGGATGCCACTTATACTACAGCAGATGGAATAGATGATAATACGAGTTGGAATCCGGCCACACCCTTCGCTATCACCTCTACAGTAAAGCCTTTAGAAGCTCCTGTAACGAGTCTGAGCGACACACTGAAACTCAATCCTTTGGACATCACTACTTCAAATCTTCCTAAACTAGTCAATCCTAATCAAATTGACTCTAATACAAATGTTAATCCTCAAGATAAATCAATAGTCAACAATAATGCTATTGCACCTGTTAAAGATTTTAAAGTCGAAGTATCTATTTCTAAGTTAGATGATTCAGAAAAAGAAAGTGCAAATAATAATGCAAAAAAATCATTATTTGCAACTGAAACTCCTGCAAATTTTGATGATGGTCAGTATTTTGAGCACCCTATCTATGCTCAAAATCTGCAGACTTTGGGAACTCCTGGCGAATGGTGCAACGCTCAAGCTTGGTGCAAAGCAATCAGATCTAACCTGGAAGCCTGGAGTGCCGAGAACGAGCGCCAACAGAAAGCTGAGGAACAACGTATCAATGATCAAGCGGACAGCTTGGTCAAAGATCTACACGCACGAGCATACCGAGAATGGCAACGAGATGGTGCAGCCGCAATTGAAAATATTTCAATTAAACTCACTCAAGATTTAAACAAAGGTGTTATCAGCCCAGCTGTTCGATTACTGTATCTGAGAACATTGGCAGATGGAATCAATGAGGGTAAAATCAGCGAAGATGATGTGAAGAAATTATCTCACAGTGTAAATCTAATTAGAAAATCTAAAAATTTTGCTGATTCTGCAAATGAGCAATTCATATTCTACTTCAAGCCCATGCTAGATATGTATGGCAAAGAGGCTATTGCTGTTGCAGTTGATTTGTTACCAATTATAGGAAATATCAAGGGAGTTCTTGATTCTATATTGGGGAAAGACGCCATTACTGGCGAGAAACTTGGTCTTGGTGGTAGATTCCTGGCTGCTGCAGGGGCAGTCTTCCCGTATATGAAGGGTGCGAGTAGAGCCGTGGATGCTTCCAAAATACTGAATCGCTTCAAGAGCTTTATGGAAGTGGCATCAGAGGAAGGACGCGCAGTACTAAATCGTGTCAGAGGAGGTAAAGGCGGCTGGTGCGCCAACTCCTTCTCTGCCCTCACGCCAGTCCGTACACTGTCAGGCCTGGTGGCCATCTCGGCCCTTTCCATCGGAACGCCAGTTCTGGCGTACAACGAGCAGACCGGTCAAAATGGGTACTACCCGATTACGGACATCATTACCCATGGCACCAAAGACCAGGGCGTTACCTACCTGACGGTCAAGGATCCGGAGCAGGCGGACAAAGCGGAGCTGATCACCACCACCCCCGAGCACCCCTTCTACCTCACTGCCCCCGTCGACACCCAGCCCCGGCCCAAGCCCCAGGGTCACGACGACCTCAGCACCCGGTGGGTCGGTGCTGGCCACCTCAAGATCGGCGATAAAATCAAGCAGGCCAATGGCACGACCGGTACGGTCACCAACGTCGTTACGGTCCAGCAGACCCAGCAGATGTTCAACCTCACCGTGGATGAGGCGCACACCTTCTATGTGGGTCAAGACGGCTGGTTGGTGCACAATACTTCAAACCTAGAGTGTAAAGTTTTCTCTGCTGGAGTTGAGTATGCCGCAACACAGGCGGAGCGAAATGCAGCGGCCTATGCTGGAAAAATATTTAATCAGGCTGGTCTAAGGGGTGTGGAGAAAAACATAACTATTGCAGTTGCTATTATCGAAGGAAAAGTTGTGATGTCAGTGAATGGTAGGGCTACCAAAAGTGCTCAGGATAAGCTCACAGAGGTGGGGAAGCAGTTGGGTATTGACATTATAGTCCCTCCTGCCAGAGGAACTCATGCAGAGCAGGCAATCTATGATGTGTACGGTTCAAAAGTTTCCCGCATTGGTATAAGTAACCCCAATGGACCTTGTCAATCATGTAAAGACGGTGCTGTAGTCAATGGTGCTGATATAGTTTGGTTTCCAGGACACAGGTGGTAATTATGGATGATAAAATCCTGTCAACCGAAGAGCTCATATCTATATATCTTAGTGAGAATTATGGATACCACTCATATATTTCCACAAAATCCCAATATTTAAGTAATTTTGACAGAGAAAGACTAATTGAATTTATTTTGAAGGATTCTGTAAATAAGGATGATGAAACTAGAGCAGATCTATTAGATTTAATTGGATTTATTGACAAGAAATCAGGAGTACATCAATGTATTGTGGCACTACAAAATGATAGAAGTGAGCTTGTCAAAAGAAGGGCTTGCTGGATACTACAAAATATCGGTAATGATTCAGCTGTTGATGCACTACATAACGCCATTTTACATGATAAATCGCCAGGAGTTAGAATAGACGCTATCGATACCCTTTCGGATTTAAAATCAGTTGAGTCGCTGTGGGTTATTGAGACAGCTTTCAAGAATGACAGCGGCTATACTGAAGATACTACTGTGAAAGAGGTCGCAGAAATAGCAATAAATTACTTAAATGGCTTGAAAAGTTCTTAATGGAATAAGGTAGAGTCACTATAGTCAAGCTCTACCTTATTCCATTATAGATATTGGTATTTGAAAGCTTAGGGAGTAATATTACAGGCAAATTTACGATTTCATAATTTAGTTAATTATTTAAATACGCCGTTCAGGTCTGAGTAAGTCTGTGCGCAAGGACAACTAGGACGACGCGCAGACGGAGCGAGCGCAATGTCTTGGTCTGCACAGAGCGAATCTGAGCCTCCACCCATACAGCAAACACTATTTCAATGCGTTTTCGTAGTCGAGGGTGGCAGCTTGGCCGCCACCCCGTGTTGTATCGGGTAATGCTCTTCGGCGGGAACACGTCGCCCAGACAGCAATACCCCTTATCACCGATGATGCGTGGCCCGCCGAAGTCGGGCCACCGCCGGTTGAGCTCATATTCATAGCGCTAAGTTCTTGTGTGCCGACTAGACGATCTAACCAGCAATCCACCTGGAACACATAGAAACGGCAGAGCAGTACGGGACGGTGCATGTGTGCACTTGGACAGGACCAGTCAGAACACCTGACCAAGATCACATCACTTCAAGCCGACTTATAGCGGCACGATATTGCTGTTGGAGGTCGCGAAGTTGCCTAGGGAAACATGTCAACCGCAAGCGTTCTGGCTCTGGTGGTGGGGACCAGGCCCGCCGGATCTGGTGATGCTGTGGCGCGCTTAAACGCATCGGTTCGATCTGAAATATACGTTCCGCTTCTGCAAATAGACGCTGAGGTGGGAAACACTACGTCTGCGTTATCCGGAGCAGGCGGACCGTTGGACACTGTTGGTGCTGTTGGCCTTCAGCTGTCCCTGGTTCAGCCAATCGTGACCTATGCCCGTCTTCCGTGGCAGCGACCACAGGAAGGTGATCGCTTGACGCCAGATCGAGTCAGGCAAGGTTTTGTCCAACTACTGGTACTCCTGGGAAGTCCAGCATACGCGCCAAAACCGTCAGGCCGTTTATCAGGACAACTCAAAGGGAGATGTTCGGGCCGGGCGCCTTTGAAAAAGAGCGCCTGATGGCCTTTGATCCTACGACAGGCGACCGCGACAAGCGCGGTCGGCTTGAATCACAAGCTAAGCGATATTCCTCACCCGCATGGCCTCCTGCTCCCGTTCACTGCCTGGGAGCGCCCCGAATC includes:
- a CDS encoding FG-GAP repeat domain-containing protein produces the protein MAAPQIFTRPGAGVSNIPTQLTAFASPQFGEIADAVNVATGNVYVDLGSVNRNNQVTSGDDKVANSGSFRVGGLLRLNGFNTYNPAQPREWSLALGDGSQEIYERVSQNGTPAYCVDDATDLAYFVKKHTGTNTTEIHVINGSASYNNHLQQTGTVMGVEPNEQYFMADWDNDSRPDMIKIKPNVAGKTEVHIASGNSNYQQYIYNIATTLSGVDDTFEFNIADWNRDGRLDLIAVKKRNTGTNRVEIHVLDGAKNFQAYLLQTGTIMPTQPNSSTIRFADWDGDGLLDLFGIYKQNTGTGRMEVHIATSSDNFQKFSFEEGVARAYAGDNSDIYVFDWNKDGKPDVVDVLKNATGTQKIEVHVLNGAKSFQEHLLQTGTAAIMLPNDAVSFNPVNYPVQCNSTGADLNQAPTWISDRYSSIKSKVSFYRTKPQAGLQTDEKWLVTYQLNNGRTIAHHYDRSGNRTTFYNDGEYADHSQNLYQQYRTAKYQGDSDGIGDAAPKTSFSYTALNNGHLSKVKDEWGRVTTYQWNEQLNKLDSVSMLLQDESNPNSWKRRIEYAYEQRNGQYYVNYLVHRTFDGQNKQIGRWFSVSYVESNGQTVVSKIGRPRAQDQNDSSQGAFVFTDYIYDTQNRIVKVVTPGEKDMVYTYTTDSDFGGQKVKLEQGDKRTVFKYSPEGWLRRVEERDYNPYAEMTYDKTITTNYAYDSAGRIIVLGIPSGGEYHYTYDSRGNPSRETVYLSNHAWTSEKPSDYVRTTEYLYNKDNLLENTIQEARSGTSQHPWNADFKADYSYDEVTKPQARGYFAHQNGDQLFQVLKEWHDNLHVGKIWFKAGHYFYDEHGRLSSENQLAHGSDTLTTTYQYHGSDGMARQIFPDNSGDIDWSSEIGVRQYSDQVYISNTRKSTDELKDGRQTLYFYDYFNNVQWLYQQKAYTSKWNLREPSQSDREVFKSYDGFGQLSWEYVLSHSNESDYKGEGKKFWKYFTSGEVKYKFEGSHKNLETFEYNNNGLLAKSIKGSGDKGSITQARVTNTYEYDTYGRVSTQKMNDYSTNYFYDTSDNQAEIDLPDGTIKKRSFHPTGNLYYEKTTREGEETQHVYHDQDTLGREFRKLVNGGLTIDTIFDPFDNPIAILDDRLKNINPQLKDRVTYLKYDEIGRLRKRLSPSLVSSGDPYSDLRRPYVEYEYNWRNLLTSTKTLLDGKVDPNNIKLPENSSYKSESINYDVFDNPIELIDSAKYKTTTVFDNSNQPISITKDVWNTEEEDYNTVKNGFDKITSLMAYNASGKVTQLIDNANNSSYTDYNEAGLPILQSDARGIVTKAFTYTPDYLVEAVWEPDNDPDTTAKYGGVSYLNLRSTHKVTEFNSYSNNPNPTSRWVANMNTEAGLNSGALTSYTYDYAGRVLDTTLPEDADGKSAVIQQRYNSSGKTILTKDANGFITKFKYDFANNLTEKHDEARQYNQIDISSGLASGLKSKYYYNNNNNLIKKMSVV
- a CDS encoding polymorphic toxin-type HINT domain-containing protein: MSKSWKFTTYRLDDLINAQTNYSYSGNLLNNPSIMSIENDSITVNSGNLTIFEYSKRGDLFSKWSLTSNRMAESKMWQYTNGLGQRYKRVHEGNMQIYAEQKSNEVIPLGHAESITYWIYTKNGNIQEKWDTPKAPGSRSPVSSTDQQNYFRYMYTASGKEETQKRKIEIKAKGQVDNNVLSTKYSGSNGVYLGGSNSITQTEYNERDQIAKSTTTDKVVTLSSESPMRQDTIGGQVVRHQRYSYYLDGRLDTGWTGNGTNDEGYKTVTYDKRGREVSIIDSNGTLKTPQSAKITTSYKDDGTRNESVIFNGRTVSRSEKISVGGLLHRLYISDSTPGENIEAQAAAARAENKIFGTDTVYKYGKNNIQDAVDSIIYPGEGEEKYREVKANYNQYGLEVYRTSIEKVRRQDGLKEVCYYDRDYNYFCENKANYVTEDVVKTDESKEYTDDGYLKKVTSPVGTTNYILDSRGNRLSASNGYSKKYNADDQMAQYVLKGNSFLSAFEYRGKGARYNDFRYDPFGQQAVNSTAEIDEMDGFENNKWLQEHAVFRDWINIHTVQGITQLAIRRAGNFLWDCWPQSNYVQCGIGSDTYRQNSYQYKDATYTTADGIDDNTSWNPATPFAITSTVKPLEAPVTSLSDTLKLNPLDITTSNLPKLVNPNQIDSNTNVNPQDKSIVNNNAIAPVKDFKVEVSISKLDDSEKESANNNAKKSLFATETPANFDDGQYFEHPIYAQNLQTLGTPGEWCNAQAWCKAIRSNLEAWSAENERQQKAEEQRINDQADSLVKDLHARAYREWQRDGAAAIENISIKLTQDLNKGVISPAVRLLYLRTLADGINEGKISEDDVKKLSHSVNLIRKSKNFADSANEQFIFYFKPMLDMYGKEAIAVAVDLLPIIGNIKGVLDSILGKDAITGEKLGLGGRFLAAAGAVFPYMKGASRAVDASKILNRFKSFMEVASEEGRAVLNRVRGGKGGWCANSFSALTPVRTLSGLVAISALSIGTPVLAYNEQTGQNGYYPITDIITHGTKDQGVTYLTVKDPEQADKAELITTTPEHPFYLTAPVDTQPRPKPQGHDDLSTRWVGAGHLKIGDKIKQANGTTGTVTNVVTVQQTQQMFNLTVDEAHTFYVGQDGWLVHNTSNLECKVFSAGVEYAATQAERNAAAYAGKIFNQAGLRGVEKNITIAVAIIEGKVVMSVNGRATKSAQDKLTEVGKQLGIDIIVPPARGTHAEQAIYDVYGSKVSRIGISNPNGPCQSCKDGAVVNGADIVWFPGHRW
- a CDS encoding HEAT repeat domain-containing protein, which gives rise to MDDKILSTEELISIYLSENYGYHSYISTKSQYLSNFDRERLIEFILKDSVNKDDETRADLLDLIGFIDKKSGVHQCIVALQNDRSELVKRRACWILQNIGNDSAVDALHNAILHDKSPGVRIDAIDTLSDLKSVESLWVIETAFKNDSGYTEDTTVKEVAEIAINYLNGLKSS